A single region of the Salipaludibacillus sp. LMS25 genome encodes:
- a CDS encoding immunity 22 family protein produces the protein MEKQGWVSVWLGNTKEGDSISEYVDLTYDEVGESVTSKFFIDFSIDMDEIDEDTIEKVVYGKSSSDIHILLEGCSYEEVVIPKIKKESDLKKPYNTVILIYNFKYSNEINYTRYFDFIGSVEYE, from the coding sequence ATGGAAAAACAAGGATGGGTATCAGTTTGGTTAGGTAATACTAAAGAGGGAGATTCTATAAGTGAGTATGTAGATTTAACGTATGATGAGGTTGGGGAGTCTGTAACGTCGAAATTTTTTATTGATTTTAGTATAGATATGGATGAGATAGATGAAGATACTATCGAAAAAGTGGTGTATGGGAAAAGTAGTAGTGATATTCATATATTATTGGAAGGATGTTCTTATGAGGAGGTTGTAATTCCTAAAATTAAGAAAGAAAGTGATTTAAAAAAGCCATATAATACGGTTATTTTAATATATAATTTTAAGTATAGTAATGAAATTAATTATACAAGATACTTTGATTTTATTGGTAGTGTGGAATATGAGTAG
- a CDS encoding DUF600 domain-containing protein — protein MSKVFEDKFSELQADMVSICLEYVEDKADEIYIYCSFEGNFMSCNFFYRINGKVVHKHKINDAIDNNGSFQYGTSSERQRGVLNIINEDIKKMGKLCEEYNRDMPTEIKLIYNVANNGLKADYRYDMVYSSDPDKVGSDIFLEWFEEIKSNM, from the coding sequence ATGAGTAAAGTTTTTGAAGATAAATTCAGTGAGTTGCAAGCAGATATGGTATCAATTTGTTTAGAGTATGTGGAAGATAAAGCAGATGAGATATACATATATTGTTCTTTTGAAGGGAATTTTATGTCGTGTAATTTCTTTTATCGTATTAACGGAAAAGTTGTTCATAAGCATAAAATAAACGACGCTATTGATAATAATGGAAGTTTTCAGTATGGTACTTCTAGTGAAAGACAGCGTGGTGTATTGAATATAATTAATGAAGACATTAAGAAAATGGGTAAATTGTGTGAGGAATATAATAGAGATATGCCTACCGAGATTAAGTTAATTTATAATGTAGCTAACAATGGTTTAAAAGCAGACTATAGATACGATATGGTATATTCTAGTGATCCTGATAAAGTTGGGTCTGATATATTTTTGGAGTGGTTTGAGGAAATAAAATCTAATATGTAG